One genomic region from Thermoleptolyngbya sichuanensis A183 encodes:
- a CDS encoding transposase, with the protein MPRQPRQLHPGYCHHVTIRCNNREFRLTKPEYREVLLYAIQKCQEKYGFKLYALCIMSNHVHYLLEPPQPEDLPKIMHWLNWYSAMCLNRILNRTGHFWEKRYHSTEFPISDKRRALNTLRYIHANPKAAGMQQGFFYDYSNYGSYDRLTQDGLTQWHPAFLALGRTLDLCAAIYRQFCKKYQPKPKPEKRNHWGTKLLAQIKARSRLKKKSSPGQKSLWDDWETPAAEIRQVAKKFVLANCYDPEVMKLQFEEIIDST; encoded by the coding sequence ATGCCACGCCAACCTCGCCAACTCCATCCCGGCTATTGCCACCACGTCACCATTCGCTGCAACAACCGCGAGTTTCGCCTCACGAAACCCGAATACCGCGAAGTGTTGCTCTACGCCATCCAAAAATGCCAGGAGAAATACGGCTTCAAGCTGTATGCCCTGTGCATCATGAGCAACCATGTGCATTATTTGCTGGAGCCGCCGCAGCCGGAAGACCTGCCAAAAATCATGCACTGGCTGAACTGGTATAGCGCCATGTGCCTCAACCGAATACTGAACCGCACCGGACACTTTTGGGAGAAGCGCTATCACAGCACAGAGTTTCCCATTAGCGACAAGCGGCGGGCGCTGAACACGCTGCGCTATATCCACGCCAACCCCAAGGCAGCGGGAATGCAGCAGGGATTTTTCTATGACTACAGCAACTATGGCAGCTATGACCGACTGACGCAGGACGGGCTGACGCAGTGGCATCCGGCGTTTTTGGCGCTGGGCAGAACGCTGGATCTGTGTGCGGCGATCTATCGCCAGTTTTGCAAAAAATATCAGCCGAAGCCGAAGCCGGAGAAGCGCAACCACTGGGGAACCAAACTGCTGGCGCAAATCAAGGCGCGGAGCAGGCTAAAGAAAAAGAGCAGCCCCGGACAAAAGAGCCTGTGGGACGACTGGGAAACCCCCGCAGCGGAAATCCGGCAGGTGGCGAAGAAGTTTGTGTTGGCGAATTGCTATGACCCGGAGGTGATGAAGCTCCAGTTTGAGGAAATAATCGACTCGACGTAG
- a CDS encoding esterase/lipase family protein produces the protein MTRLHEISSPSGDRHPVILVHGIDDTAAVFRRMAPYLTSQGWQVHHPNLTPSNGDVGLDVLAAQLADYAQQVIPPGQPFDLVGFSMGGIISRYFVQRLGGLERVRRFVTISSPHCGTWTAYLRPNIGASQMSIKSPFLCDLNRDVDCLEQLNFTSIWTPLDLMILPARSSCLGVGREVVLNVPAHAWMLSDPRSLRAIAQALSEPLRSATSSVESIPPLA, from the coding sequence ATGACCCGCCTTCACGAAATATCCTCTCCATCGGGCGATCGCCATCCGGTCATTTTGGTTCACGGGATCGACGACACCGCCGCCGTGTTTCGCAGGATGGCTCCCTATCTCACCTCGCAGGGCTGGCAGGTTCACCACCCCAACCTGACACCCAGCAACGGCGACGTAGGGCTGGATGTGCTAGCAGCACAGCTTGCCGACTATGCCCAGCAGGTAATCCCGCCGGGGCAGCCCTTCGATCTGGTCGGCTTTAGCATGGGCGGCATCATCAGCCGCTATTTCGTGCAGCGCCTCGGCGGGCTAGAGCGCGTGCGCCGCTTTGTCACCATCTCCTCGCCCCACTGCGGCACCTGGACGGCCTACCTGCGCCCCAACATCGGAGCCAGCCAGATGTCCATCAAAAGTCCCTTTCTATGCGACCTCAACCGCGATGTGGACTGTCTAGAACAGCTAAACTTCACCTCAATCTGGACACCGCTAGATTTGATGATTTTGCCCGCCCGCAGTTCTTGTCTGGGCGTGGGGCGCGAAGTGGTGCTGAACGTGCCCGCCCACGCCTGGATGCTCAGTGATCCCAGAAGCTTAAGGGCGATCGCCCAGGCGCTATCAGAGCCGCTGCGTTCTGCCACCAGCAGTGTGGAATCGATTCCCCCCTTAGCTTAA
- a CDS encoding M3 family metallopeptidase, giving the protein MIATTANPLLVGKGLPPFDQIRPEHVVPAMTELLAKATDALTHLETNTKPTWEGLIEPLEALTEPVFWVWGVVNHLMGVKNSPELREAQEAMQPEVVKFGMRVSQSKPLYEGYKAIRNSAAWGTLSEAQQRIIESSIREAELAGVGLEGERRDRFNEIQLELANLSTQFSNNLLDETKAFSLTLTQPSEVEGLPPTLLAQAAQAARAAGAEAATPEAGPWRITLDMPSYLPFMQHSRRRDLRETLYRAYITRASSGEHDNQPIIERILTLRKEMAGILGFGSYAELSLASKMAPGVDAVEHLLESLRASSYAAAQQDLAALKAFARSHGAPEAEDFQPWDSAFWSERMREEKYALNAEELRPYFPLEQVLDGLFGLAKRIFGIVITPADGEAPVWHPDVRYFRVSDEDGGAIAYFYLDPYSRPAEKRGGAWMDFAINRKRYVEAGVSKVRLPVAYLVCNQSPPVDGKPSLMNFYEVETLFHEFGHGLQHMLTTVDYSGAAGINNVEWDAVELPSQFMENWCYDRATLFSLAKHYQTGEPLPEMFYQRLLAARNFMSGSAMLRQIHFSLLDIELHHRYVPGGAETPKDVRDRLVKTTTVLPPLPEDAFLCSFGHIFGGGYAAGYYSYKWAEVLSADAFSAFEEAGLDNEAAIAETGRRFRNTILSLGGSKHPMEVFKAFRGREPDTEPLLRHNGLAA; this is encoded by the coding sequence ATGATTGCAACTACCGCGAATCCCCTCCTGGTTGGCAAAGGTCTTCCCCCCTTCGACCAAATTCGTCCTGAACACGTCGTGCCAGCCATGACCGAACTGCTGGCCAAGGCGACCGATGCCCTGACGCATCTGGAAACAAACACCAAGCCAACCTGGGAAGGACTGATCGAGCCATTAGAAGCCCTGACCGAACCTGTGTTTTGGGTGTGGGGCGTAGTGAACCACCTGATGGGCGTGAAGAATAGCCCGGAACTGCGCGAGGCCCAGGAAGCCATGCAGCCCGAAGTGGTGAAATTTGGGATGCGCGTGAGCCAGAGCAAGCCGCTCTATGAGGGGTATAAGGCAATTCGCAACAGCGCCGCCTGGGGCACCCTCAGCGAAGCCCAGCAGCGGATTATCGAGTCATCCATCCGCGAGGCAGAGTTAGCGGGCGTGGGGCTAGAAGGCGAAAGGCGCGATCGCTTCAACGAAATCCAGCTTGAGCTAGCGAACCTGTCTACCCAGTTTTCCAACAATCTGCTAGATGAAACCAAGGCCTTTAGCCTGACGCTGACACAGCCCAGCGAGGTAGAAGGACTGCCGCCAACGCTGCTGGCCCAAGCGGCCCAGGCAGCCCGCGCAGCCGGGGCAGAAGCCGCCACGCCCGAAGCAGGGCCCTGGCGCATCACGCTGGATATGCCTAGCTACTTGCCCTTCATGCAACACAGCCGCCGCCGCGACCTGCGCGAAACGCTGTATCGTGCCTACATCACCCGCGCTTCGTCTGGCGAGCACGACAATCAGCCAATCATCGAGCGCATTTTGACGCTGCGAAAAGAGATGGCGGGCATTCTTGGCTTTGGCAGCTATGCCGAACTCAGCCTCGCTAGCAAAATGGCCCCTGGCGTAGACGCAGTAGAACACCTGCTGGAGTCACTGCGTGCATCGAGCTATGCCGCCGCTCAGCAAGACCTGGCCGCGCTGAAGGCGTTTGCCCGCAGCCACGGCGCACCCGAAGCCGAAGACTTTCAGCCGTGGGATTCGGCCTTTTGGTCGGAGCGGATGCGCGAAGAGAAGTATGCGCTGAATGCAGAGGAACTGCGACCCTATTTTCCACTAGAGCAAGTGCTAGACGGATTGTTTGGGCTGGCGAAGCGGATTTTTGGGATTGTGATTACGCCTGCCGATGGGGAAGCGCCCGTGTGGCATCCCGACGTGCGCTATTTTCGGGTGAGTGATGAAGACGGTGGGGCGATCGCCTATTTTTATCTCGACCCCTACAGCCGTCCTGCCGAAAAGCGCGGCGGAGCCTGGATGGACTTTGCCATCAACCGCAAGCGCTACGTCGAAGCGGGCGTGTCCAAGGTGCGTCTGCCCGTTGCCTACCTCGTCTGCAACCAGTCGCCGCCCGTAGACGGCAAACCCAGCCTGATGAACTTCTATGAGGTAGAAACGCTGTTCCACGAGTTTGGCCACGGCTTGCAGCACATGCTGACGACGGTGGACTATTCCGGCGCGGCGGGCATTAACAACGTCGAGTGGGACGCGGTGGAACTGCCCAGCCAGTTTATGGAGAACTGGTGCTACGACCGGGCAACCCTGTTTAGTCTGGCGAAGCACTATCAAACGGGCGAACCACTGCCCGAAATGTTCTATCAGCGCTTGCTGGCGGCCCGCAACTTTATGAGCGGCAGCGCCATGCTACGGCAGATACACTTCAGCCTGCTGGATATCGAACTGCATCACCGCTATGTGCCCGGTGGAGCCGAAACTCCCAAGGACGTGCGCGATCGCCTCGTCAAAACCACGACCGTCCTGCCGCCTCTGCCCGAAGATGCCTTCCTCTGCTCCTTTGGACACATCTTTGGCGGCGGCTACGCGGCAGGCTACTACAGCTACAAGTGGGCAGAAGTCCTCAGCGCTGATGCCTTCTCCGCCTTTGAAGAAGCCGGTCTGGATAACGAAGCCGCCATCGCCGAAACGGGCCGCCGCTTCCGCAACACTATCCTTTCCCTCGGCGGCAGCAAGCACCCGATGGAAGTCTTCAAAGCCTTCCGCGGCCGCGAACCAGATACGGAACCGCTGCTGCGGCACAATGGGCTGGCGGCGTAG
- the pssD gene encoding PssD/Cps14F family polysaccharide biosynthesis glycosyltransferase, producing MESFWSQHERVWVTDFKKDTSLLNGLNERVFWLPYQGPRDWKRFLMNLPRSLRVLLLERPDMVLSTGASIAVNFAILSKLLGIRFLYIESISRSDELSLSGKFIYPLADEFYVQWQELTEKYPRAIFRGTVA from the coding sequence ATGGAGTCATTTTGGTCTCAGCACGAGAGAGTCTGGGTAACGGACTTTAAGAAAGATACGAGTCTTCTAAATGGCTTGAATGAACGAGTTTTCTGGCTGCCCTATCAGGGCCCAAGAGACTGGAAGCGTTTTCTAATGAACCTGCCCAGATCTCTGAGAGTTCTGCTTCTAGAGCGACCTGATATGGTGCTTTCGACGGGTGCAAGTATAGCAGTGAATTTCGCGATCCTGTCCAAGCTGTTAGGAATTCGCTTCTTATATATCGAGAGTATTTCTCGTTCGGATGAACTGAGCCTGTCTGGTAAATTCATTTACCCGCTTGCCGATGAGTTTTATGTTCAGTGGCAGGAGTTGACCGAAAAATACCCAAGAGCAATCTTTAGAGGAACTGTGGCTTGA
- a CDS encoding glycosyltransferase — MIILTLGTIPYSFDRAITWLHLLLEQQVISEPVFIQSGVTDTSLVDRHPLTTVVKTIESKKLVALVKEARLVISHGGQGSTRMLASQQACFVLLPRLARFEEHIDDHQLLFAKSMQRFGVKHCLALDELRQFVLEPPPPFRGQLFNGPKLADHLSAKYPGLKEVAFKQAGCLETV, encoded by the coding sequence ATGATTATTCTCACTCTTGGCACGATTCCGTACTCTTTCGATAGAGCGATTACTTGGCTACACTTGCTGCTAGAGCAGCAGGTTATCTCTGAACCTGTTTTTATTCAGAGCGGGGTCACTGATACCTCTCTTGTTGATCGCCATCCCCTTACAACAGTGGTCAAGACGATTGAGTCTAAAAAGCTGGTTGCCTTGGTCAAAGAAGCCAGACTAGTGATTTCTCATGGCGGCCAGGGTTCAACGCGGATGCTGGCTTCGCAACAGGCTTGCTTCGTTTTGCTGCCGCGGCTGGCTCGCTTTGAGGAGCATATTGATGACCATCAGCTTCTATTTGCTAAAAGTATGCAGCGATTCGGTGTCAAGCACTGTTTGGCCCTAGATGAGCTTCGACAGTTTGTGCTAGAACCACCGCCGCCATTCCGAGGACAGTTATTTAACGGGCCAAAGCTGGCGGATCATCTTAGTGCAAAGTATCCGGGACTGAAAGAAGTTGCCTTTAAGCAGGCGGGTTGTCTAGAGACAGTTTGA
- a CDS encoding glycosyltransferase family 2 protein, translating into MSCMYPLVSIIINNYNYGRFLRQAIDSSLNQTYSEIEVIVVDDGSQDGSQEIILSYGDRIIPVLKPNGGQASAMNAGFRVSKGEIIVFLDADDYFFPHAVDTIVAQWTPDTAQMQARLESRDAEGNYIDLYPAPEITFNTGDVTPLLLTKGRYNTTVTSGTSFSRMVLEKILPIPEADFRISADGYLVSVSPFYGQVFAIETPIGVRRKHGENLWAASSQEIDVSRFRKSLRHDRLRYQAIARTAKSLGRSLDGDPGLKDTLHLTDRMVSLKVDPQGHLYPTDSCVMLAWKGFWAVWKYSTYSKKRKLILSLWFLWVGYLPVALAKPAIAWFLLGKSRPRFVDKLVKQIRAATS; encoded by the coding sequence ATGAGTTGTATGTACCCGCTGGTCAGCATCATTATCAACAACTATAACTACGGTCGTTTTCTAAGGCAGGCTATCGATAGCAGCCTCAATCAAACCTACTCTGAAATAGAGGTGATTGTGGTTGATGATGGCTCTCAGGATGGTTCCCAAGAGATTATTCTGAGCTATGGCGATCGCATTATTCCGGTTCTGAAGCCCAATGGCGGACAGGCCTCTGCGATGAATGCAGGATTTCGAGTCAGCAAGGGAGAAATTATCGTTTTCCTAGATGCGGATGATTATTTCTTTCCTCATGCAGTGGATACGATTGTTGCTCAATGGACCCCCGACACTGCCCAAATGCAGGCTCGACTGGAATCACGAGATGCAGAGGGAAATTACATTGACCTGTATCCTGCGCCGGAGATTACTTTCAATACTGGAGATGTCACCCCATTATTGCTCACAAAAGGGCGATATAACACGACTGTGACCAGCGGCACTAGCTTTAGTCGGATGGTGCTAGAAAAAATTTTGCCCATTCCCGAAGCGGACTTTCGGATTTCTGCGGATGGCTATTTGGTGTCTGTTTCGCCTTTTTATGGTCAGGTATTTGCAATTGAAACTCCAATTGGGGTTCGTCGGAAGCATGGTGAAAATCTTTGGGCTGCGTCTAGTCAGGAAATCGACGTTTCTCGCTTTCGGAAATCATTGCGGCATGACCGCTTGAGATATCAGGCGATCGCTCGAACGGCAAAGAGTCTGGGGCGATCGCTCGATGGTGATCCCGGCTTGAAGGACACCCTGCATTTGACCGATCGAATGGTTTCGCTCAAGGTCGATCCCCAGGGGCATCTATATCCAACAGATTCCTGCGTGATGCTTGCCTGGAAGGGATTTTGGGCGGTTTGGAAATATTCCACCTATTCCAAGAAACGAAAGCTGATTCTGAGCCTGTGGTTTCTATGGGTAGGCTATCTGCCTGTGGCGTTGGCAAAGCCTGCGATCGCCTGGTTCCTATTAGGAAAATCTCGCCCTCGATTTGTAGACAAGCTTGTAAAGCAGATCAGAGCAGCCACCAGCTAG
- a CDS encoding glycosyltransferase family 2 protein: protein MRVTICVITYQRPEGLKRLLEGLRKLEFKQLQPKIHVVVVDNDESGQAFRFCNQLSPDYPWRLTACMEPRRGISYARNRAIATAPLDSDFIAFIDDDEVPESDWLEQLLLTQIQYQADVVHGPVLPHFQPDAPTWAIQGRFFENRRYPTGHLLEAAYTNNVLMRAELVKDQKNIFQERFALTGGEDSYFFRCLHQSGKKLVWADEAIVYEWIPDSRTTVQWILRRGYRSCLSYSIWEKEAKPSARVRLLSSAKALLQMIYGLMTIPLGLIQKRLAIASLLRIFRGAGRLAGLLGFTYQEYKTIHKV from the coding sequence ATGCGGGTCACTATTTGCGTCATCACGTATCAACGACCTGAAGGCTTAAAACGTCTTTTAGAAGGGCTGAGAAAACTGGAGTTTAAGCAGCTTCAGCCTAAGATTCATGTCGTGGTAGTGGACAACGATGAATCTGGACAGGCGTTTCGCTTTTGCAATCAGTTATCCCCAGATTATCCCTGGAGGTTAACAGCTTGCATGGAGCCGCGTCGCGGAATTTCCTATGCTCGAAACCGGGCGATCGCCACTGCTCCTCTAGACAGCGATTTCATTGCCTTTATTGACGATGATGAAGTGCCCGAATCGGACTGGCTAGAGCAACTTTTATTGACTCAAATCCAGTATCAAGCAGATGTGGTGCATGGGCCGGTTCTCCCCCATTTTCAGCCTGACGCACCGACCTGGGCAATCCAAGGTCGATTTTTTGAAAATCGACGCTATCCAACGGGGCATCTTTTGGAAGCGGCTTACACCAACAATGTCCTGATGCGAGCAGAGTTGGTCAAGGATCAGAAAAACATTTTCCAAGAGCGATTTGCATTGACGGGTGGAGAAGACTCCTACTTTTTCAGGTGTCTTCATCAGTCAGGAAAAAAGCTGGTTTGGGCCGATGAAGCGATTGTTTATGAGTGGATTCCCGACAGCCGTACTACAGTGCAGTGGATTTTGCGGCGGGGCTATCGCAGTTGTTTAAGCTACTCTATCTGGGAAAAAGAAGCGAAGCCATCGGCTCGAGTTCGTCTGTTATCTAGCGCTAAGGCATTGCTCCAAATGATTTATGGACTGATGACCATTCCGTTGGGGCTGATTCAAAAGCGTTTGGCGATCGCATCGCTGCTGAGAATCTTTCGGGGTGCTGGTCGCTTGGCTGGGCTTTTAGGCTTCACTTATCAGGAATATAAGACCATTCACAAGGTGTAG